Genomic DNA from Sulfurimonas sp.:
GCGACGAAGACATCGTAGATCATTTCGATATGATAAGAAAGCTTCAAGATGAAACGCACGGTTTTAGAGCTTTTATAATGTGGAGTTTTCAAAGTCAAAATACGGAGCTTTTGCAACTCTTTCCTGATATGGACAAACCCTCTTCAAACCGCTATCTAAGACTTCTTGCAGTTGCCAGACTCTACCTTGACAATGTGCCCAATATCCAAAGTTCTTGGGTTACGCAAGGTCCTTACATAGGTCAAATGGCGCTTATGTTTGGAGCAAACGATTTAGGTTCAACCATGATGGAGGAGAATGTCGTAAGCAGTGCAGGAGCGGCTTACAAGATGGCAAAAGAGGAGATGGTACACCTTATAAAAGATATAGGTGAGATACCTGCCGTGCGAAATACGGCTTATGAAATTTTAGAGAAATTTGCATAAATGAAAAAAATAATTTTAACACTACTAATTTTAGGAAACATAATAATGGCAGCGACAATAGACAAGATAGAGGTAAACGGGGTAAGTGTTCCAGTTATTTTTGAAAAAGACAAGAGATTGCCTCTCGTAACAATGCAGTTTATCTTCAAAAATAGCGGCAGCATCGCAGATACGACTAAAGCAGGCTTGGCAAAATTTAGTGCAAGAGTGATGAACGAGGGAACCAAAAAACTTGGCTCAAGTGCGTTTGCCGAAGCGTTGGAGAGCAGAGCCATCCATATATCGGCTTCAACCGGAGTGGAGACATTTGTTATAGAAGTCGGATGCTTAAAAGAGGAGTTTGAAGACGGACTTAAATATTTTGACTTGCTGTTAAAAGATCCGAACTTTACGCAGGAAACTATAACCAAAGTAAAAACTACTACACTGGGTTCTCTTGCAAGCAAAGAGAATGATTTTGACTATATAGCTTCAAATGAGTTAAAAGCGCTTCTTTTTGAGGGCAGTGTGCTTGCAAATCCGGCTTCTGGAACGATAGAGAGCGTAAAGAGCATAGAGATTGACGATGTTAAAAAATTTATAGAACAAAATCTGGTCGCTTCTAAACTAATAGTAGTTGTAGGCGGAGATATCGAATCAAAAGATATAAAAGAAAAAGCGTCAAAAATTATAAAATCTATGCCTATAGGCATAGACGGCGAGGTAAAAAATTACTCCGTCACCAAAGAACCTAAAGAGAAAACAGTTATAAAAGAGACGGAACAGGCTTATATATATTTTGGTTCACCGTATAACATCAGCGTTGATTCAGAAGATAACTATAAAGCAAAAGTTGCTACTTTCATCTTGGGCGCAGGCGGTTTCGGTTCAAGACTTATGGAAGAGATAAGGGTTAAAAGAGGTCTTGCATACTCTGCTTATGCAAAAGTAGATATTACAAAATCAAGCAGCTATATGAACGGCCATCTGCAAACAAAACTAGAGTCGCAGCAAGAGGCTAAAAAAACGGTTAAAGATGTAATAGCGGCTTTTGTAAAAGGCGGCGTTACGCAAGATGAACTTGAGCAGACTAAAAAGTTTTTACTCGGAAGCGAACCTCTGAGAGTTGAGACAATGAGCCAGAGACTAAACAGAACTTTTATGGAGTACTATAAAGGTCAAGAGTTAGGGTTCTCTACAAAAGAGTTAGAGCTTATCAAAAACCTAAAACTAAAGGATTTGAATGAGTTTATAAAAGCTCACAAAGAGATTTTAGAGATGAGTTTTGCGATAGTTACAAAGTAGACTTTATACTATAAAAGAAATTGTAACCTCTGAATAATTATCGAATTAGACCCTGAATCAAGTTCAGGGTGACGGGCAGTTCGTCATT
This window encodes:
- a CDS encoding pitrilysin family protein — its product is MAATIDKIEVNGVSVPVIFEKDKRLPLVTMQFIFKNSGSIADTTKAGLAKFSARVMNEGTKKLGSSAFAEALESRAIHISASTGVETFVIEVGCLKEEFEDGLKYFDLLLKDPNFTQETITKVKTTTLGSLASKENDFDYIASNELKALLFEGSVLANPASGTIESVKSIEIDDVKKFIEQNLVASKLIVVVGGDIESKDIKEKASKIIKSMPIGIDGEVKNYSVTKEPKEKTVIKETEQAYIYFGSPYNISVDSEDNYKAKVATFILGAGGFGSRLMEEIRVKRGLAYSAYAKVDITKSSSYMNGHLQTKLESQQEAKKTVKDVIAAFVKGGVTQDELEQTKKFLLGSEPLRVETMSQRLNRTFMEYYKGQELGFSTKELELIKNLKLKDLNEFIKAHKEILEMSFAIVTK